In a genomic window of Brassica rapa cultivar Chiifu-401-42 chromosome A10, CAAS_Brap_v3.01, whole genome shotgun sequence:
- the LOC103854362 gene encoding TVP38/TMEM64 family membrane protein slr0305, translated as MKKWFLVAATVAIIAVIARQGTGWSKEAALEALKGWSDRLGIWAIPTYVAVHTLTLALCLPHAVFFEAGASILFGFLPALVCVFSAKVLAASFSFWIGRFVFKSSSKATAWAHNNKYFNILSRGVERDGWKFVLLARFSPIPSYVINYALAATQVRFLADFLFPTVIGCLPMILQNASVGSLAGMAVASVAGKPKTQVWGYVFPVLGVLSSVLITMRVKKYSAGITEASSDTSPSANSSSLASSGTVNPAYGTKKSE; from the exons ATGAAGAAATGGTTTTTGGTCGCTGCGACGGTGGCGATAATCGCCGTAATCGCGAGGCAAGGCACCGGATGGAGCAAGGAAGCAGCGTTAGAAGCTTTGAAAGGATGGTCGGATCGGCTCGGGATTTGGGCGATTCCGACGTATGTAGCGGTTCACACCTTAACCCTAGCTCTATGCCTCCCTCACGCCGTCTTCTTTGAAGCTGGCGCTTCTATTCTCTTCGGCTTCCTCCCTGCTCTTGTCTGCGTCTTCTCCGCTAAAGTCCTCGCCGCTTCCTTCTCCTTCTGGATCGGCAG GTTTGTTTTCAAGAGTTCAAGCAAAGCAACAGCGTGGGCACATAATAACAAGTACTTCAACATTCTCTCAAGAGGAGTGGAGCGAGATGGTTGGAAGTTTGTTCTACTTGCAAGGTTCTCGCCCATCCCTTCTTACGTCATCAACTACGCCTTAGCAGCCACCCAAGTCCGGTTCCTAGCTGATTTTCTCTTCCCTACCGTTATTGGTTGCCTCCCCATGATCTTGCAGAACGCATCTGTTGGTAGCCTCGCTGGTATGGCTGTGGCTTCAGTAGCCGGAAAACCAAAAACTCAAGTCTGGGGCTATGTCTTCCCTGTACTTGGGGTACTCTCAAGTGTTCTGATTACAATGAGGGTCAAAAAGTACTCAGCTGGGATTACAGAGGCATCTTCAGACACCTCTCCGTCTGCCAACAGCTCTAGTTTAGCTTCGTCTGGAACCGTGAATCCCGCCTATGGAACCAAGAAAAGCGAGTGA
- the LOC103854363 gene encoding peroxidase 9 has product MAVFKLIPCLVLFALFSFDVGVAHPGFGFGWGSNGPSIGRTYSSGLFPQFYQFSCPQADEIVMTVLEKAIARNPRMAASLLRLHFHDCFVQGCDASILLDDSATIKSERNAGPNKNSIKGFEVIDEIKAKLEQVCPQIVSCADILALAARGSTILSGGPSWELPLGRRDSTTASLNGANTNIPAPNSTIQNLLTMFQRKGLNQEDLVSLSGGHTIGVARCTTFKQRLYNQNGNNQPDETLERSYYYGLRSICPPTGGDNNISPLDLASPARFDNTYFKLILWGKGLLTSDQVLLTGNVGNIVELVKAYAEDESLFFEQFAKSMVNMGNIQPLTGISGEIRKNCHVIN; this is encoded by the exons ATGGCTGTGTTTAAGCTTATTCCTTGTCTTGTGCTCTTTGCGTTGTTTTCTTTTGATGTTGGTGTTGCTCATCCAGGTTTTGGGTTCGGATGGGGAAGTAATGGCCCCAGTATTGGAAGAACTTACTCCTCGGGTCTTTTCCCACAATTCTACCAATTCTCTTGCCCACAAGCTGATGAAATTGTCATGACAGTGCTCGAAAAAGCCATAGCTAGAAACCCAAGAATGGCTGCATCTTTACTCAGGCTTCACTTCCACGACTGCTTCGTTCAG GGCTGTGATGCATCAATCTTGTTGGATGATAGTGCTACCATAAAAAGTGAAAGGAATGCAGGACCAAACAAGAACTCTATTAAGGGGTTTGAAGTAATAGACGAGATCAAAGCCAAACTAGAGCAAGTTTGCCCTCAAATAGTCTCTTGCGCTGACATTCTAGCTCTTGCCGCTCGTGGCTCAACTATCCTG AGTGGTGGACCATCATGGGAGCTTCCACTAGGGAGGAGAGACTCGACGACAGCGAGCCTCAATGGAGCAAACACGAACATTCCTGCACCTAACTCGACAATTCAGAATCTTTTAACCATGTTCCAACGCAAAGGTTTGAACCAAGAAGACCTTGTTTCCCTGTCAG GAGGGCATACAATTGGAGTAGCTAGGTGTACAACGTTCAAGCAAAGACTCTACAATCAAAACGGTAATAACCAACCAGACGAGACGCTAGAGAGGTCTTACTACTATGGTCTGAGATCGATCTGTCCACCTACTGGTGGCGATAACAATATTTCCCCACTAGACTTAGCTTCTCCTGCAAGATTCGACAACACATACTTCAAGCTTATCCTCTGGGGCAAAGGCTTATTGACATCAGACCAAGTGCTTCTCACTGGAAACGTAGGCAATATTGTTGAATTGGTGAAAGCTTATGCCGAAGACGAGAGCCTTTTTTTCGAACAATTTGCGAAGTCTATGGTAAACATGGGGAACATTCAGCCTCTTACTGGAATCAGTGGTGAGATCAGGAAAAACTGTCACGTGATTAACTAA